From the genome of Hymenobacter gelipurpurascens:
GTACACATGGGTAGTGTTCTGTGGGCTATAGGCCGCTATGCCCGTTCCAGTATTGGTCGTGACGCCGGCACTGGTAGAACTGGTGCCCAGGTTGAGCGGGGTGCTGGTCACGTTCGTCAGGAAAGGGTCGCTGACGGAGAAGCGGTAATCGAGCTTGTTGATGCGGCCCTTCGCATACACGCCCAGCCAGCGAGCAAACTGGTCGGTGGCCTCAATGGTGGGGAAGTTCGTCAACGGCAGATCTATCGGCAGAATGCTGGTGGTACTAGCGCTGGTAAGCCGGGAAATACCATTAAGGTAGTGTAGGCCACCTCCCAGGCTCAGATACTTGTTCACCTTGTACTCCGTCACGGCCTCGTGAATAAAGAACTGAGGCTTCTTGCCATCAACGGTTGGGGTGATGCCGCCGCCTACCGCGTTTTGGTTGTTGATACCCAGGTGGGTATAAATGACAAAGCGCGGATTCAGCTGGGCCAGCAGCACTAAGCGGGAACGGCGTAGGCCAAAGTCGATCTGGCTTTTCTGGGGCTTGCTCGGCGCCCGCAGCGTACCCGTGTTGTTCTCGGTGTAGCGCGTGTACACCTGGTGCCACGACATAACCCGCAGGTACTTAGAGCCATCCGGTGACAGATTAAACTTCAGACCCGCACCATAGGGCGTCGATTTCGCTGGGGCCGGTGGCGTGGGGGGCGCGGCCGGTGCTGCGGGGGCGGGTGCCGGCTGACTGGGTGGTGGGGTCACTACTTGCGCCGAAGCTGCGGTGGCAGCCAAGAGCGCACTGATAGTCAGGGCGTAACGGGCGTTTCGCATAGGATTAGGGTGGGTTGGGGAGTGGTTGGGAAGGGGAACACACCGTAACTGGGCAATGCTACCCGGCTCGATTACCCCCAAGTAGGAAAATCCCCAAGCAGAAGTCACGCCCTTGCTATACTTCCGCTAAACCCTATAGTGCTAGGCCTGCTTAAACCGCTCCCATCGTATCATCATGTACTTATCCCCGAGTTCTGTCACGATTAAACCAGCTCCCTTCAGGTTTTCTGGTTTCAGGAAATATTCAGCTAGTTCCTTCTGGTTGAGAATCTTATACGTTGGGTGATATTCAGTTTGCCTGGGCGCTTTCATGCCGTATTTCTTCACCCAATTCATCACACTCACGTGGCTTACGCCCAGCAGCCGCTCAATTTCGCGGTAGCTCACTCCTTCCACATACAGCTGTAGGGCTTTGATAACGTAGTAAGGGTTTATTTCCTTGCCGGTTTTGGCTACCGAGAAATGATACCCACAATTCTTGCATTTAAACCGTTGTCGGCCGCCTACAATCCCGCTTTTAGTAGCTTCCGTTGACTCGCACTTCGGGCAGGCTGGCTTCGACATGAGCAATGTGAGTAAGTACTTACTAGTTAACTATACCATTTTAGTAAAGATATACTATTTTAGCAGAAATTAGTTATAATCCACAATGCTATTCGCCGCAAGGCATAGCCGTGATTGATGAGCTATTCGGAGGAAAGTGCCGTTCGAGGCGCGTACAGCATACTTATAGCACTTTTGGCTACAGGAAAACTCATGTCATTCCCCTGTTGTAGCATTAAACCCCTGTAACTGGGCCGGTAATCTTATTCTTCCATCCGTAGCACCACCGCCAGCAACGCATCAATGCTTAAGCCAAGGCGGCGCATATCCAGGCGGTTTAGGGTGTCGGTGGGCTCGTGGTAGTGCTTGTTGCGGTAGAAAGCCGTGTCGGTGAGTAGCACGGCGGGGTATCCGAACTGCCAATAGTTAAGGTGGTCGGAGAAATCGATACCCGGTAGCCAGGAGGGGGCCTTGAAGCGCTTTACGGGTAGCGTTGCCACCGCTTTATACTGCCGGGCAAAGCGACGGCCAAACGAACCGCCGCCGAATTTCTGCGCAACCGTAACATAGTCGCCGCGGTTGCCATATATCCACTTCAAGAGGCCTACGGGATACTCCTGGCTGCCTTTACGATCATCGTAATAGCCCAGCATTTCCAATGACACCATCCCTTTCACTGGCACGCCCGCCTCGTGCAATTGCTTCGCGTGCACATAGCTACCCATGCTTTTGGTCCGGAAAAACGGCGGTTCTTCCAGGGTGTAAGCCACTAAGTCAATGCGGTAGGCCAGGGCTGGTTGTTGGCCGAGCAAGCGGGCCAGCTCCAGCAGGGCTGCTACACCGGTTCCGTTGTCGTCGGCTCCTGGCTGCTCGCCGCACACATCATAATGCGCCCCAATGATCAGGCGCGGCCCATCTGCGGGCCCATAACTGCCGATGATGTTCCGGTAGGTGCGGCCCTGCACGGTGTAGGCCTGTTCTGTGCGCCGGGCGCCAGCTGCGGTTAGCTCCCCTCCTATATAATCGGCCGCTTGGTTCAGGCTGGCTTCGTGGAGGTAGTTGCGGGGTTCTGGTGTGGTAGTCAGGGAAATCAGATGGTGGCGCAGGCGGGCCGTATCAGCCACCCCAGACTGGCCTAGCGCAGCACTGCTGAGTAGAAGCGCAACAAGTAAAAAGTACAGGACACGTATTTGAATCACTGTGAATCCGGATAATTGAAAGTCATTTTAACAGAGGATACAGAGCAGATTCCGCAATGCACCAAACGGTTGCCTAGGCCAGTTCATCATCTGAATTTCAGCGGCTGGGAGTGGCCTAGGCACAACTGTCGGGCACAACTACGAACTTCGGGCCCATTTCTACTACTATTGCCGGTCCATGTCCACTCCCACCTCCTTCCGCTCCATCGTTCCTTCTGACCTCAAACCCAGCGAGTGGCACCCCTTTATGGTTGGTGCCGTAGCGCCCCGGCCAGTGGCTTTTGCCAGCACTATTGATGCGGAAGGCAACGTGAACCTAAGCCCGTACAGCTTCTTCAATTGCTTCGGCTCAAACCCACCCATTCTGGCCTTCTCGCCTGCTAACCGCGTCCGCGACAACTCCCAGAAACACACGTTGCAAAACCTGCGCGAAGTGCCCGAAGTAGTCATCAACATCTGCGACTACGCCATGGTGGAGCAGATGTCTCTGGCCAGCACCGAGTATGAGCGAGGCGTGAATGAGTTCGTGAAAGCCGGCTTTACGGAAGTAGCCAGCCAGCAGATCCGGCCGCCACGTGTAGGCCAGGCGCCCGCCGCCTTTGAGTGCGTAGTAGAGCAGATCATCGAGCTAGGCCAGAACAACGGCGCAGGCAACCTCGTGATTTGCCGCGTGGTGCTGGCTCATTTCCGGGAGGATATCATCCTGCCCTCCGGCATCGGCATCGACCCGCACAAGCTCGACGCCATTGCCCGCCTCGGCGGCGACTGGTACACCCGCGCCTCGGGCAGCAGCCTGTTTGAGGTGCCCAAGCCCAACCGCAACCTCGGCATCGGCATGGACCAGCTGCCCGAGCACATCCGCAAATCCGACATCCTAACGGGCAATAACCTGGGCCGCCTTGCCAACATCGAAGCCCAATCAATGCCCACCCCCGAAGAAGTAGAGGCCTACCGACACGAGCCGCTAGTGGCCTACACGCTCAATAAGTTTAAGGGGGATAGCGCTGTGCAACACCGGGAACTGGTATTGCTAGGCCAGAAAATTCTGGAAGAAGGCCGGCTGCTGGAGGCGTGGAAGGTGCTGCTGCTGGCCAGGTAAATGTGCTATTCCAGCCTGCGCTGTATTTGGTACGTAGCGCATGAGTCGGCCTGATATAGAAGCCTGGTAGCGTACCGCTGGATGAGCGCGTTTCGGGCCGCCGCGCCGCACAGGAGCACTACTTGGCCTGGTGGCAAGGTAGTGGCCTTGAATACAACGTTTACTGTATCGGAGAACTGTGCCCGCCGGGCCAGCGCGTGAAATTCCAAAGGTGCATTATAGCCGCTGCTACCTCTATCGGCGGTAGTATGCAACAGCGTATAGCTTCGGGCGGGGGTAGCGCCGGGATGTTGCAGGTACCGTCCGTAGGCCAGCATGGGCTCATCGTGGCGGTGCTTGTGCGTTTTGTTTAGGCGGATGTAGACCGCCGCCAGGGAGGGCACCACTGCCAGCATCAACACCGAAGCCTCTAGCACGAGGGCGTTGCGCCACGAAACGCGAACTGCCGTCTGACGGGCGAGCATCGGCAAGCCAGCCCCCAACAACAACGCCAGCAGCGGGTACAGAGGGGCATCATACCAGGTATGCTTGGTAGCGGAAACGCTGATCAGGCCCAGAAACACGCCGCCCGACCATGCCACCACAGCAAGAAACCGATGAGCCGGACGCTGTATCGGCCTACGAGCAATAGCCCAGATACAGGCCACCACCCATGGCGTCCAGAGCAGAAACTGCTGCGTGACAAAGTGCAGCAGGTAGGTATACCAGGGCCCGGACTGCTGCTCCAGGTTCTCCAACAGCCGCCCTCCCAACTCGTTCTGCCATACGGCTGCTAGGTAACCAGGCAACATTTGTTCACGGAGCGTGTACCAAACAAGCGGCGGACCAACTGCCAACAGTACTGCCACCCAAGTTGCCGGCTCGCGCAGTAAGCCCGGCAGCTTGCGCCGTCGTAACACTTCTAGGGCTAAACCAGGTACAAGGAATAAACCGGCTACCCCCTTCGTCAGGATGGCTAGGCCAATAGCCCCGCCCGCTAGCAGCAGGTAGCGACGCTGCCGGGTCTGTAGCCACGCAAATACCGCCAGCACCTGGCTGGTAGTGAACAGCAGCAACAGAGTCTCGTAGTCGCCGGTGCGGGCCACGTGGTGGGCCACGAATCCTTTACTGCTTAGTAACGCTAGCCCCGCCAGCAAGCCGGCGAGTGGGCCACCCAACCAGCGTCGGGCGAAAGATGCTACCACCACCACCAATGCCGTGGCAGCCAGCGCCGTAGGTAGCCGTAAGGCCCACTCAGAGTACCCGAACGTGTGCAAACTCAACGCCTGCAGCCAAATGAGCAGTGGAGGCTTGGTGTTCCACAAATCGGGTGCGCCTCCAAAATAGGTCAAAAACCACTGATGGTTGCGCAGCATTTCTGCTGCACTTACTGCCAGCAGGGACTCATCCCAGCTTTGTAAGGGCAGCGCTCCTAGACGCCAGAACAAACTAAACCACGCAGTCGGTATCAAGGCCAGCCACCACCACTTTTGGAGGTTCCGGCTGCGGAACAAACCCAGCTTAGGTCTAATCAAACTGCTGGCTACTTAAAGTTAGGTTGAGATAGGACTTGCAGGAAGGCCCGTCAAGTCCAACTCTGCAATCCACAACATCCCTGGATAGTGGATAAAATAAAATTTGTCGCTCCGCCTAGGCCAGCCACTTAGTAGTGCCGGCGTGTTTGATCCGGAGAAACATTCCCGCCAAACCACCCCCACGCATAGCGCCATGCGGGTACTAATTCCGCACCGCAATCATTAGGGCCAGCTCTTTGTAGCGCATGTTGAAGCGCTTGGCGATGCTGGCATTGGTAAGTGAGCCCTTGTACACGTACACGCCCGAGCGGAAATGCTCATTGGTGAACAGCACCTCATTGATGCCGCCGTGCTGACTGATTTCCTGCAGAATAGGCGTGAAAATGTTGCTTAAGGCATTAGTAGCGGTGCGGGGCACGCGCGAGGCAATGTTGGGCACGCAGTAATGAATGACATCGTACTTGCGGAAGACGGGCTTGCTGTGGCTGGTCATTTCGCTGGTCTCGAAGCAGCCACCCTGGTCGATGCTCACGTCGATAATCACGGAGCCGGGTGCCATATGCGACACGGCTTCTTCCGCTACCATAAACGGAATCCGACCTTCCTCGGCATTTAGAGCACCTATCACCACGTCGGCGCGGCGGATTTGCTGATTCAGGGCGAAGGTGTCGAGGGTGCTGGTATAAAGCTGCGGCTGCCCCAAGTTCTGCTTGAGACGGCGTAGCTTGTAGAGGTGGTTGTCGAAGACCTTCACTTCGGCCCCTAGGCCAGTAGCGGCGCGGGCGGCGTACTCCGCCACAGTGCCCGCACCCAGAATAACTACCTGCGATGGCGGTACGCCCGTAATACCGCCCAGAATAATGCCTTTGCCCTCGTTGGAGCGGGCCAGGTATTCGGCCGCAATCAGCATGACGGTGGAGCCGGCAATTTCGCTCATGGCCCGCACAACCGGACGCGCCCCAGATGGGTCCTTGATCAGCTCGAAGCTAATGGCACTCACCTTCTTGCGCGTGAGGGCGGTAATGTATTCGCTGGTGAGCGAGCCAAACTGTAAGGCCGAAATCAGCGTCTGGCCAGCCCGCATAAACTCGATTTCATCGTAGGTGGGCGGCGCCACCTTTAGGATGATATCGGCCTCAAATACTTCTTTTTGCGAGTAAGCAATGGTGGCGCCCGCCTCGGAATAGTCGTGGTCGGAATGCTTGCTGGGTTCTCCGGCGCCGCTTTCGAGCAGGATTTCGTGGCCGGCTTCTACCAGGTGTTTCACGGCCTCCGGCGTGAGGCAGATGCGGTTTTCCTGGAGCGAGGTTTCGCGGGGCAGCCCGATAAACAGCTTGCGCTTGCGCGTTTCCACGGCCAGCATGGATTCCTGCGTGAAGTAGGCGCGGCTGGTGGCCAGCGACTCAAATCCGGGGGGTACTGCTTCGGGCATCTTTTTCAATTAAAAATCAAGCATTAAAAATTAAAAACCTTGATCATCAATCTCTTATATCCAACGCAACTGCGCTTAAAGGTTGATGCTTAATTTTTAACTTTCAATTTTTAATTCCCTGGTCTCTAGGCCAGTGACGGTGAGCGTGATGAGCAGCCGATCCGGAGGCAGCAGCGCTTCAATGCGGCTAGGCCACTCTATCAGGCAAAGATAGCCAGAATCGAAGTACTCCAATGCCCCAATTCCTTCGGCTTCGCGTGGGTCATCGAGTCGGTAGAAATCGAAGTGATAGATGGGCTGATTCTGCGCGTCGCGGTACTCATTCACGAGGGAAAACGTGGGGCTACTGACTTCATCGGCCACGCCCAAGCTGCGGCACAGCTCTTTGATGAAGGTAGTTTTTCCGGCGCCCATTTCGCCTTCAAAGCACACAATGGAGTGGCCTGGCAGAGCGTCTCGGACCTGCTGAGCCGCAGCAGGCAGGGCGGCGAGGTTCGGAATATCGATGGTGAGCATACAGGCAGCTGTTGAGATGGCAAGGTAGCAACGGAAGGCTTGCAGAAGGCAATTTGAGTAGCCTACGCAATTTCGGGCTGCCACAATTTCCTCTTATCCCTACCTTTAGCCGACCCAAAACACTCGAACGTATGCAAGTTTCCCGAATGGCCGGCAGCCTGATTGGCTCCGAAATCATCAAAATCGGCAACGAAGTCAATGATATGATTCGCAAGGGGGAGCAGATCTGCAACCTCACCATTGGCGACTTCGACCCCTCCATCTTCCCTATTCCAGAGGAGCTTCAGTCGGAGATTACCCTGGCCTACCAGGCTGGCCACACCAACTACCCGCCGGCCAATGGCATGGCGGCTCTGCGCGAGGCCGCGGCCACGTTCACCAAAACCCGGCTGGGCCTGGAGTACTCGCCCAATGATTTTCTGGTGGCCGGCGGCTCCCGCCCCCTCATTTACGCCACCTACCTGGCCCTCGTGGACCCCGGCGACAAAGTAGTATTTCCGGTGCCGAGCTGGAACAACAACCACTACTGTCACCTCTCCTCGGCCCAGGCAGTGATGGTGGAAACGCTGCCCGAAAACAACTTCATGCCTACGGCGGAAGAGTTGGCGCCTCATTTGGCGGGCGCCACGCTGCTGGCTCTGTGCTCTCCGCTTAACCCCACCGGCACCGTGTTCACGCGCGAGGGCCTAGAAGCTATCTGCGACCTGGTTCTGGCCGAAAACAAGCGCCGCCAGCCCAGCGAAAAGCCACTCTACCTGCTCTACGACCAGATTTACTGGCTCCTAACCTTCGGCAATACTGAGCACTACGACCCCGTGAACCTGCGGCCGGAGCTGCGCGAGTACACCATCTATATTGATGGTATCTCGAAGTGCCTCGCGGCTACCGGCGTGCGCGTGGGCTACGCCTTCGGGCCGGCTGTGGTGATTGACAAGATGAAGGCCATTCTAGGCCATGTTGGCGCCTGGGCACCCAAGGCCGAGCAGGTAGCCACGGCCAAATATCTACCTCAGACGGAGCAGGTTGATGGGTTCCTAGGACACTTCAAAGAGAAAATTCAGGCTAGCCTCGATACGCTGCACCAAGGCCTGCAGGCCCTGAAAGGCGATGGATACCCCGTAGATTCTATGGTACCAATGGGTGCTATTTACCTCACGGCCAAGCTGGATGTGCTAGGCAAAACCACCCCGGCGGGCCAGGTACTCACGACCACCAAGGAGCTTACATCCTATCTCATCAGTGATGCGCGGCTAGCGCTGGTGCCCTTCAGCGCCTTCGGTACCGACCATGTGTCGCCGTGGTTCCGGATGTCGGTGGGTGGCGCTTCCCTGGAGTCTATTCAAGCAGCCCTACCCCGCCTGCAGGCGGCGCTTGATGCGCTGAAATAGCCCTTTCATGGCCAGATAAGCATAGCAGTGTTCCGTGCGTAGAGCCGGGCACTGCTATGTTTGTTTTATAGGTCTAGTATTTCCGGGCCAATTTTTAGGAATAGACAATGGGGAGATTTCCTGAAATGGGTATTATGTCTATCTTTCCGGTCAACTGACCTGCATTCCGGTACTGGATTCGTTTCTTTCTTCCGATTGCTCTCCTCTACCGCACCTATTGCACGATGTTGCTTCACAACCAACTCATCGTGTCTATGTCATTACCCTTGCCCAGCTTTCTGGGTCGTTTTTCAGCAGTAGCCGCTGTGGTGCTGTTCCCCTCTTTGCTGCTGGCTCAAACCCAGACGGCTACCCTACAGGGCACCGTGCAGGCTACCTCCGGCGGCGCCCTCGAATACGTTACCCTCACCCTGCACCGCGCTGCCGATTCGGTAGCCGTCAAAACCGAGTTCACCGACGCGCAGGGTCGTTATTTACTGAGCGCGCCTATCGGACGTTACCTTATTTCGGGCGCTATGGTGGGCTACGGCCGCACCTGGAGTAAGCCATTTGAGCTGCCAGCTGCTGGCCTGGCCCTGCCGGCTCTTCAGCTTGCTCCCACTGCCGCTACCAACCTGAAGGGCGTAACCGTTACGGGCGAGAAAGCGCAGTTTGAACGTCTCGCCGACCGTACCATTGTGAACGTAGAAGGCACCCCGCTGAGTGCCGGCAACACTACCTTGGATGTCCTGGGCCGCGCGCCGGGCGTAACAGTGGGGGGTAATGATAACCTGGCATTGCGGGGAAAGCAGGGACTGCTCATCCTTATTGATGGTAAGCGCGTGCCCCTGACCGGCACCGAGCTGGCCGACTACCTGCGCGCCCTGCCCGCTGAGCAGGTCCGAAGTATTGAGCTGATTACCAACCCGCCGGCCAAGTATGATGCGCAAGGTGGCGCCGGCATTATCGCCATCAATCTAAAAAAGGATCTGCGCCTGGGCACGAATGGCAGCGTGAACACCAGCTACGGGCGCGGACAATATGGCAAGTTCACTTCGGGGCTTACGCTCAACCATCGGCGTAAAGGCCTGAACCTGTTCGGTACGTACACCTACGCCGACCGCCAGGGCTTCCAGAAACTGAATTTCGAGCGCACTTTTTATCAGGATGCCGCCCAGGTTTCAGGCCGCAGTATTCAGTACAACGATTCTCGTTCGCACCTGCAGTCGCATACTTGGCGCGGGGGCCTTGACTATACGTTCTCCAAGAATACCCAGATGGGAGTAGTGGTGAGTGGCCTAGGCAGCCGCGTGCCCTCCACCGGCGACAACACCGGCCTTTTCCTGGATGCGCAAAGCCTACCCAGGGCGCGCTACCGCTCCGATAACCAACGCAACCTGCGCACACCCAACCAAACCGCCAACGTATCGGTACGGCACCTGTTCGCGGCCGACTCGCTGGGTACGCCTGAGCTGACGGCTGACTTAGATTACGGCCATTACGGCACCACCCGCACCCTGGACCTGCTCACGAACTATGAGCTGCCAGCCCCGCGCACCACGCGCCTGCTCGGCGACCAGAATGGCAACCTTTCGATCTGGTCGGGGAAGGCGGATTATATCCGGCCGCTGCGCCACCACTTGCGCCTGGAGGCCGGTGTAAAATCCAGCTATGTAAATTCTGACAACGATGTGCTCTTTCTGAATGAAATGGATGGCCAGCGCGTGGTGGATGCCGGCAAAACCAACCAGTTCCATTACACCGAGAACATCAATGCGGCTTACGCCAGCCTGTCGCGTATGCGGCCGGGCCTCACCATTACGGCTGGCCTACGGGGGGAGCAAACCAACGTAACGGGCCGCCAGATCATGGGGGCCATGGGCTTCGACCGCAACTACTTCCAGCTGTTTCCGAACCTGAGCCTGGAGCGGGCCCTGAGCGAGCAGCACCGCCTGGCACTCAGCCTCAGCCGCCGCATCGATAGGCCTACGTATAACCAGCTCAACCCCTTCCGCTCCTACGTAGACGCCACCTCCTACCGCGCTGGCAACCCCACGCTCTGGCCCCAGACCAGCTTTGTAGCCGAGCTGACGCACACCTTCAAGCAAAAGCTGGTAACGGGCCTGAGCTACACGCGCACCTCCCGCCCTATTCTGAATGTGTACCAGCTAGATGCTGAGCGTTTGGTAGTGGCCACCAACGTGAACCTCTCGGCCGAGCATTACTACGCCTTCACGTTCACGGCTCCCCTAAAACCCACGAAGTGGCTGAATCTTTACGCTAATGCTGAGGTGTTCTACATCTACTTTGAAGGCCAGCTTTCCGATGGTTCTAGGCCACTCTCGGGTAGGCCTGCGGCCATTTTGAGCAGCAACGCCAGCTTTGCGCTGGGCCACGGCTGGGGCCTCGACCTTAATGGCAATTACCACACGCCCGAGCGCTACGGTTTCGAGCGCGTCCGGTCTTTCGGGCAAGCCACGGCTGGCGTGCAGAAGTCGTTGGGTAGCCATGCTTCCCTGCGCTTCAATGTGGCCGATATCTTCTATACCACTCCGTTGCGGGCCACTTCTACCTACGTGCCCCTGCAGGAAACCTTCCGCAACCGCCAAGATTCGCGTGTAGCCACGCTGGCGTTCAACTACCGCTTCGGCAATGATAAGGTGGCGCCAGCCCGCAAGCGAGCCACCGGAGCCGAGGATGAGAAGCGCCGTGCCTCTGGTGTGCAGTAGGCCAGTCTGGCTTTAGTATTCTTATTGAAGGCCGCTCTGTACTGCAGGGCGGCCTTCTTTTTAGCATATAGCTAGGCTGAACCGTTACAAATCAAGGGAGAAGAATCCACAAAAATTTCTACGACCTCAGGCAACCTTTATGATACATCATACATCTATATGATATATCATCGAAATACCATGCTCTCCTCTATCATCTTCTACTCCCTGGATCGCGCCATTCGGCAGTATCGCAAGCTGGCCCAGGCCAACATTGACCGGGCCGGCATTGGCATTACCATCGATCAGTGGCTGGTGCTGCAGGTGATTCGGGAGCATGACGACCTGACGCAAACCGACATTGCGGAGCGCGTCTTCAAGGACCAGGCCTCCGTGGCCCGCATGATCAGCTTGCTCCTGACGCGGGGGCTGCTGGCCTCCGAGCCTT
Proteins encoded in this window:
- a CDS encoding MarR family winged helix-turn-helix transcriptional regulator, which encodes MLSSIIFYSLDRAIRQYRKLAQANIDRAGIGITIDQWLVLQVIREHDDLTQTDIAERVFKDQASVARMISLLLTRGLLASEPSRNDGRRSRLRVTPTGLQTLDAVEPVVLHNRAIALQGLSDDDLTLLKTLLERIYNNCTSPA
- a CDS encoding alanine dehydrogenase → MPEAVPPGFESLATSRAYFTQESMLAVETRKRKLFIGLPRETSLQENRICLTPEAVKHLVEAGHEILLESGAGEPSKHSDHDYSEAGATIAYSQKEVFEADIILKVAPPTYDEIEFMRAGQTLISALQFGSLTSEYITALTRKKVSAISFELIKDPSGARPVVRAMSEIAGSTVMLIAAEYLARSNEGKGIILGGITGVPPSQVVILGAGTVAEYAARAATGLGAEVKVFDNHLYKLRRLKQNLGQPQLYTSTLDTFALNQQIRRADVVIGALNAEEGRIPFMVAEEAVSHMAPGSVIIDVSIDQGGCFETSEMTSHSKPVFRKYDVIHYCVPNIASRVPRTATNALSNIFTPILQEISQHGGINEVLFTNEHFRSGVYVYKGSLTNASIAKRFNMRYKELALMIAVRN
- the tsaE gene encoding tRNA (adenosine(37)-N6)-threonylcarbamoyltransferase complex ATPase subunit type 1 TsaE; this encodes MLTIDIPNLAALPAAAQQVRDALPGHSIVCFEGEMGAGKTTFIKELCRSLGVADEVSSPTFSLVNEYRDAQNQPIYHFDFYRLDDPREAEGIGALEYFDSGYLCLIEWPSRIEALLPPDRLLITLTVTGLETRELKIES
- a CDS encoding ArnT family glycosyltransferase — encoded protein: MIRPKLGLFRSRNLQKWWWLALIPTAWFSLFWRLGALPLQSWDESLLAVSAAEMLRNHQWFLTYFGGAPDLWNTKPPLLIWLQALSLHTFGYSEWALRLPTALAATALVVVVASFARRWLGGPLAGLLAGLALLSSKGFVAHHVARTGDYETLLLLFTTSQVLAVFAWLQTRQRRYLLLAGGAIGLAILTKGVAGLFLVPGLALEVLRRRKLPGLLREPATWVAVLLAVGPPLVWYTLREQMLPGYLAAVWQNELGGRLLENLEQQSGPWYTYLLHFVTQQFLLWTPWVVACIWAIARRPIQRPAHRFLAVVAWSGGVFLGLISVSATKHTWYDAPLYPLLALLLGAGLPMLARQTAVRVSWRNALVLEASVLMLAVVPSLAAVYIRLNKTHKHRHDEPMLAYGRYLQHPGATPARSYTLLHTTADRGSSGYNAPLEFHALARRAQFSDTVNVVFKATTLPPGQVVLLCGAAARNALIQRYATRLLYQADSCATYQIQRRLE
- a CDS encoding M28 family peptidase, translated to MIQIRVLYFLLVALLLSSAALGQSGVADTARLRHHLISLTTTPEPRNYLHEASLNQAADYIGGELTAAGARRTEQAYTVQGRTYRNIIGSYGPADGPRLIIGAHYDVCGEQPGADDNGTGVAALLELARLLGQQPALAYRIDLVAYTLEEPPFFRTKSMGSYVHAKQLHEAGVPVKGMVSLEMLGYYDDRKGSQEYPVGLLKWIYGNRGDYVTVAQKFGGGSFGRRFARQYKAVATLPVKRFKAPSWLPGIDFSDHLNYWQFGYPAVLLTDTAFYRNKHYHEPTDTLNRLDMRRLGLSIDALLAVVLRMEE
- a CDS encoding IS1/IS1595 family N-terminal zinc-binding domain-containing protein, producing the protein MSKPACPKCESTEATKSGIVGGRQRFKCKNCGYHFSVAKTGKEINPYYVIKALQLYVEGVSYREIERLLGVSHVSVMNWVKKYGMKAPRQTEYHPTYKILNQKELAEYFLKPENLKGAGLIVTELGDKYMMIRWERFKQA
- a CDS encoding flavin reductase family protein; protein product: MSTPTSFRSIVPSDLKPSEWHPFMVGAVAPRPVAFASTIDAEGNVNLSPYSFFNCFGSNPPILAFSPANRVRDNSQKHTLQNLREVPEVVINICDYAMVEQMSLASTEYERGVNEFVKAGFTEVASQQIRPPRVGQAPAAFECVVEQIIELGQNNGAGNLVICRVVLAHFREDIILPSGIGIDPHKLDAIARLGGDWYTRASGSSLFEVPKPNRNLGIGMDQLPEHIRKSDILTGNNLGRLANIEAQSMPTPEEVEAYRHEPLVAYTLNKFKGDSAVQHRELVLLGQKILEEGRLLEAWKVLLLAR
- a CDS encoding pyridoxal phosphate-dependent aminotransferase; amino-acid sequence: MQVSRMAGSLIGSEIIKIGNEVNDMIRKGEQICNLTIGDFDPSIFPIPEELQSEITLAYQAGHTNYPPANGMAALREAAATFTKTRLGLEYSPNDFLVAGGSRPLIYATYLALVDPGDKVVFPVPSWNNNHYCHLSSAQAVMVETLPENNFMPTAEELAPHLAGATLLALCSPLNPTGTVFTREGLEAICDLVLAENKRRQPSEKPLYLLYDQIYWLLTFGNTEHYDPVNLRPELREYTIYIDGISKCLAATGVRVGYAFGPAVVIDKMKAILGHVGAWAPKAEQVATAKYLPQTEQVDGFLGHFKEKIQASLDTLHQGLQALKGDGYPVDSMVPMGAIYLTAKLDVLGKTTPAGQVLTTTKELTSYLISDARLALVPFSAFGTDHVSPWFRMSVGGASLESIQAALPRLQAALDALK
- a CDS encoding outer membrane beta-barrel protein; translated protein: MSLPLPSFLGRFSAVAAVVLFPSLLLAQTQTATLQGTVQATSGGALEYVTLTLHRAADSVAVKTEFTDAQGRYLLSAPIGRYLISGAMVGYGRTWSKPFELPAAGLALPALQLAPTAATNLKGVTVTGEKAQFERLADRTIVNVEGTPLSAGNTTLDVLGRAPGVTVGGNDNLALRGKQGLLILIDGKRVPLTGTELADYLRALPAEQVRSIELITNPPAKYDAQGGAGIIAINLKKDLRLGTNGSVNTSYGRGQYGKFTSGLTLNHRRKGLNLFGTYTYADRQGFQKLNFERTFYQDAAQVSGRSIQYNDSRSHLQSHTWRGGLDYTFSKNTQMGVVVSGLGSRVPSTGDNTGLFLDAQSLPRARYRSDNQRNLRTPNQTANVSVRHLFAADSLGTPELTADLDYGHYGTTRTLDLLTNYELPAPRTTRLLGDQNGNLSIWSGKADYIRPLRHHLRLEAGVKSSYVNSDNDVLFLNEMDGQRVVDAGKTNQFHYTENINAAYASLSRMRPGLTITAGLRGEQTNVTGRQIMGAMGFDRNYFQLFPNLSLERALSEQHRLALSLSRRIDRPTYNQLNPFRSYVDATSYRAGNPTLWPQTSFVAELTHTFKQKLVTGLSYTRTSRPILNVYQLDAERLVVATNVNLSAEHYYAFTFTAPLKPTKWLNLYANAEVFYIYFEGQLSDGSRPLSGRPAAILSSNASFALGHGWGLDLNGNYHTPERYGFERVRSFGQATAGVQKSLGSHASLRFNVADIFYTTPLRATSTYVPLQETFRNRQDSRVATLAFNYRFGNDKVAPARKRATGAEDEKRRASGVQ